In one Candidatus Binataceae bacterium genomic region, the following are encoded:
- the plsX gene encoding phosphate acyltransferase PlsX, which yields MKIALDAMGGDLGPQAVIDGAIEAARDLAITVILVGDRDALQHQLAGRDISGLPLTIEHAAEVVAMDDAPLESVLTKIESSIHVGLELLKRGAADAFVSAGNSGAVMTAAMAILGNLAGVDRPAIASVVPTTAGLALLIDAGANTEVKPVNLMQFGVMGSVYWKHVAQVTQPRVALLANGEEPSKGTELTRAAAGMLTAMAPHLHYTGYVEGRDINRAKADVIVTDGFTGNVALKTMEGFAAFLLGNLRAVFEGGLLRQLAYLLVRKKLRAIRQRLDPAEYGGAPLLGVNGVVIIAHGSSDAHAVRNAIRAAANEALVHNVNAEIATLLTQAPNALALKPAAANKGLRGLFLKMRGRLHRTRESHPERKPDAADTVPALAHDAGAQPAGGSGSLNGFAIKHTDHTAADPAGTPLDLEADPPTKPPR from the coding sequence GTGAAAATCGCGCTCGACGCAATGGGCGGCGACCTCGGCCCGCAAGCCGTGATCGACGGCGCAATCGAGGCCGCCCGCGACCTCGCGATCACGGTAATCCTGGTCGGCGATCGCGACGCACTCCAGCACCAACTCGCCGGCCGCGATATATCCGGGCTCCCGCTGACCATCGAGCACGCCGCCGAAGTCGTGGCCATGGACGACGCGCCGCTCGAATCGGTCCTCACCAAAATCGAATCATCAATTCACGTCGGCCTCGAACTGCTCAAGCGCGGCGCCGCCGACGCCTTCGTCAGCGCGGGTAATTCGGGCGCCGTGATGACTGCGGCGATGGCGATCCTCGGCAACCTCGCGGGCGTCGATCGTCCGGCCATCGCCTCGGTCGTGCCGACCACCGCCGGACTCGCGCTGCTGATTGACGCCGGCGCCAATACTGAGGTCAAGCCGGTCAATCTGATGCAGTTCGGCGTAATGGGCAGCGTCTACTGGAAACACGTCGCGCAAGTGACGCAGCCGCGGGTCGCGCTGCTGGCCAACGGCGAAGAGCCTTCCAAGGGCACCGAACTCACGCGCGCCGCCGCCGGGATGCTAACCGCGATGGCGCCTCACCTGCACTACACCGGCTATGTCGAGGGCCGCGACATCAATCGCGCCAAAGCCGACGTCATCGTCACCGACGGTTTCACCGGCAACGTCGCGCTCAAGACCATGGAGGGCTTTGCCGCTTTTCTCCTCGGCAATCTGCGCGCGGTCTTTGAAGGCGGCCTCCTGCGGCAACTGGCCTATCTGCTGGTGCGCAAGAAATTGCGCGCGATTCGGCAACGGCTCGATCCGGCCGAATATGGCGGCGCGCCGCTGCTCGGCGTCAACGGCGTTGTGATCATCGCCCATGGCTCTTCGGACGCTCACGCCGTGCGCAACGCGATCCGCGCGGCGGCCAACGAAGCGCTGGTCCACAATGTCAACGCCGAAATCGCCACCCTCCTCACCCAGGCGCCGAATGCGCTCGCGCTCAAACCGGCCGCGGCTAACAAGGGTCTGCGTGGACTTTTCCTCAAGATGCGCGGGCGGCTCCATCGCACGCGCGAAAGCCATCCCGAGCGCAAGCCCGACGCCGCCGACACTGTCCCGGCTCTCGCCCATGATGCGGGCGCACAGCCGGCCGGCGGCTCCGGCTCATTGAACGGCTTTGCGATCAAGCATACTGATCACACCGCAGCGGATCCGGCCGGCACTCCGCTGGACCTCGAAGCCGACCCGCCGACTAAACCACCCCGCTAG
- a CDS encoding ferritin-like domain-containing protein, whose product MENRGEEIIAVLNQLVELELAGAVRYTQYSLMVFGHARIPIMHWMRQQAAESLLHATEAGEEVTALGGRVSLAIAELAGTHHASVDDILQELVVHERRGIELYRMLYKVSEGWSVSLEEFARGKIRGEEIHLAEIEKMLRRRGDA is encoded by the coding sequence ATGGAAAATCGGGGCGAAGAGATAATCGCGGTCTTGAACCAACTGGTCGAACTCGAACTCGCCGGTGCGGTTCGTTACACTCAGTACTCTCTGATGGTCTTCGGCCATGCCAGGATCCCGATCATGCACTGGATGCGACAGCAGGCGGCCGAGTCGCTGCTCCACGCGACCGAGGCCGGGGAGGAGGTCACCGCGCTGGGCGGACGCGTCTCGTTGGCGATCGCCGAACTGGCAGGGACGCACCACGCCTCGGTGGACGATATCCTGCAGGAGCTGGTGGTTCACGAGCGCCGCGGTATCGAGCTCTATCGCATGTTGTACAAGGTCAGTGAAGGATGGAGCGTCTCCCTCGAAGAATTTGCCCGCGGGAAAATTCGCGGCGAGGAAATCCATCTGGCGGAGATTGAGAAGATGCTCCGCCGGCGCGGCGACGCCTAG
- the fabD gene encoding ACP S-malonyltransferase, which translates to MKLAFLFPGQGSQKVGMGADLVRDFEPARRVFEEADEALGFNLSRLCFEGPDDELRLTINTQPAILTAAIAALRVFERDCGVTPELAAGHSLGEYGALVAAGTLRFRDAVKAVRERGRLMQEACAAGHGAMAALIGLDAAAVKAICDEVSAAREVAVPANFNTPDQIVISGHAAPVRKALELAKARGARASVELNVSAPFHSPLMLPALEGMAPILGRITFHKLNFGVISNLTAQVNHDPNQVLKLLLEQIVSPVRWEESMRTMVGAGVIRAVEFGPGRVLAGLMRRIDRSVTVYPAEDTPSLRATMAAIAPGT; encoded by the coding sequence ATGAAACTTGCGTTTCTTTTTCCCGGACAAGGCTCTCAGAAAGTCGGTATGGGCGCGGACCTGGTGCGGGACTTCGAACCGGCGCGCCGCGTCTTCGAGGAGGCCGACGAGGCCCTTGGCTTCAATTTGTCGCGGCTCTGCTTCGAGGGTCCCGATGACGAGTTGCGGCTCACGATCAACACTCAGCCCGCGATCCTCACCGCCGCGATTGCCGCGTTGCGGGTCTTCGAGCGCGACTGCGGAGTGACGCCGGAGCTGGCTGCCGGTCACAGCCTGGGGGAATACGGCGCCTTGGTCGCGGCCGGCACGCTGCGCTTTCGTGACGCGGTCAAAGCCGTGCGCGAGCGCGGCCGTCTGATGCAGGAGGCCTGTGCGGCCGGGCACGGTGCGATGGCGGCGCTGATCGGACTTGACGCCGCCGCGGTCAAGGCCATTTGTGATGAAGTTTCTGCGGCGCGCGAGGTCGCGGTTCCCGCCAACTTCAACACGCCGGATCAGATCGTGATTTCGGGACACGCCGCGCCCGTGCGCAAGGCCCTGGAACTGGCCAAGGCCCGCGGTGCTCGCGCTTCGGTCGAACTCAACGTCAGCGCGCCGTTTCATTCCCCACTGATGCTTCCGGCGCTTGAGGGCATGGCGCCGATCCTCGGACGCATCACGTTTCACAAGCTCAACTTCGGCGTGATTTCGAACCTCACCGCCCAGGTCAATCACGATCCGAATCAGGTCCTGAAACTGCTGCTCGAACAGATTGTCTCGCCCGTGCGATGGGAAGAATCGATGCGCACGATGGTCGGCGCCGGTGTCATCCGCGCCGTGGAGTTCGGTCCGGGCCGCGTGCTCGCCGGCCTGATGCGGAGAATCGATCGCAGCGTCACGGTCTATCCAGCCGAGGACACGCCTTCGCTGCGCGCCACGATGGCCGCGATCGCGCCCGGCACGTAG